Proteins from one Coffea arabica cultivar ET-39 chromosome 8c, Coffea Arabica ET-39 HiFi, whole genome shotgun sequence genomic window:
- the LOC113705847 gene encoding uncharacterized protein, producing the protein MAALLHGEAPPFVRPAKTSASVLSQSPSSASSGVGLLSTYKGEPSLVISRQDMLQIAAPYSNALVGRFAVGRPSMELICKFIVSLGLKGECPIGLLDSKHILLRPLEEEDYTRLWCRRFWYVGKFHMSLSKWTIDFKPGAESSIAPVWVNFPGLPLPFFEKQFLLKLGTLLGRPLKVDEATASLKRPSVARILLEVDVLQPPKSRIWIGDDQWGFWQKIEYEDYPSYCGFCSLIGHTEAICHRKHPELRPVRSGPSSKTHVKQVFQPKGVSAVDDSLPVAGSGVVEVPGIQAPDAPVAPEAAADLPPQSANPSQGNFPQATVLVHVPVLSNTSLGADEDTQNLLALGRQVSSSPFQELSDDILISDGDNRGLLIATVSEGPNHERHSSSLSPMRNHDRVRLVRSSSEGRSGGRGISLVELKSFQDRLPSRIKASKLCYDPVGGCLDDTDSQLLQKLIQGHKGRPRQSRKREEAADQLVHVYLSFPSGSSFIISAVYAKCNRIGRRRLWEALEHFSMSVTLPWIAVGDYNVITCAEERIGGSSPNMRDLEEFNSALHRSGLFPVQFDGSAYTWTNGRMWQRLDRAVVNAAWLADVEMTRVAHLQRGRSDHCPLLVKGGSTSTRRSSFRFLNVWRGHSSFQQTVKLAWSQSVSGVGMQKFFNKLQVVKRALSRWNVEVFGNVSQRVKQVADNLLAKEILYDQNRDTVSRTAVHEARALHSRELALECEFWRQKAAIKWIKEGDANTSFFHAAVKQKRSCNFIARIRGSGDSWFDSIEDIKLSASDFFSTLFTADRAAGSGIRPSLELPKLTPEENDMLLKSPSVEEVHTVICSLDSQSAAGPDGFGGGFYQSCWECIKDDFMDAVQDFFAGASMPRGFSSTTITLLPKKEGACEWKDFRPISLSNVSSKIISKILSTRINTLLPKLILEFQTGFIPGRGIQDNVLLAQELILDLDKKLRHPNVILKLDMEKAYDRVEWGFLLYMLREFGFKEGVVDLVFRLISNVWFSVLVNGELTSFFKSTRGVRQGDPLSSTLFLFVSEFLGRRLQQLVANTPRFRFLSKGGLVPFLAFADDMVIFTRASVDCLQAVSSLLREYEILSGQKINLAKSRFLCSSKIPSDTIILIQQATGFQGQSWPVRYLGVPLFRGRSRSILFDGVFASVRAKLLHWSSRFLSAGGKIILLRHVLNSMPIYLLQVSKPPKGIFLRLGRLFNAFLWDGKDGRRIHWSSWEKLCFPVAEGGLGFRSLLDVEKAFAMKLWWRIRQKNSTWARFMHRKYIGDQHPSSAEVGVGSAIWKRVCSVRTVAEANFRWRVSEGFVDFWYDRWLFDEPLSSQCDGEPPHCLVAEFYSSTGWNIERLLQVLPRSVVNSILQTSVDPTLKDELVWAPSTDGRFTVSSAWDLIRQRRNLSLVWRGIWCPLLPLKMSYLVWRILAGFLPLDDKLRSRGFSLASKCDCCGDSQESLHHIFVQGNLASCENP; encoded by the exons ATGGCGGCTCTCCTGCATGGGGAGGCGCCGCCTTTCGTTCGACCAGCGAAGACGTCTGCATCTGTTCTTTCGCAATCTCCGTCATCCGCATCAAGTGGTGTTGGCCTTCTTAGTACATACAAGGGGGAGCCTTCGTTGGTGATTTCTCGTCAAGATATGTTGCAGATAGCAGCGCCCTACTCAAATGCGTTGGTCGGCAGATTTGCCGTAGGCCGCCCTTCCATGGAACTTATTTGCAAGTTTATTGTTTCGTTGGGGTTGAAGGGCGAGTGCCCAATAGGTTTGTTAGATTCCAAGCACATTCTTTTACGTCCATTAGAGGAGGAAGATTACACCAGGCTTTGGTGTCGTCGGTTTTGGTATGTTGGCAAGTTTCATATGTCTCTGTCGAAATGGACAATTGATTTTAAACCAGGAGCCGAGTCATCCATTGCACCAGTTTGGGTCAATTTTCCGGGTCTTCCACTGCCGTTTTTCGAAAAGCAATTTCTGCTTAAACTCGGTACCCTACTTGGCCGACCTTTGAAAGTGGATGAAGCTACGGCTTCATTGAAACGCCCTTCTGTTGCCCGTATTTTGTTGGAGGTTGATGTATTGCAACCTCCCAAATCTAGGATTTGGATCGGAGATGATCAGTGGGgtttttggcaaaaaattgaatatgaagATTATCCTTCTTATTGTGGGTTTTGCTCGTTGATTGGCCATACAGAAGCCATCTGTCATCGCAAACATCCGGAATTGAGGCCGGTTCGTTCTGGTCCATCATCTAAAACGCACGTCAAACAAGTTTTTCAACCAAAGGGGGTATCTGctgttgatgactctctgcctgtTGCGGGTTCTGGGGTAGTGGAAGTTCCGGGGATACAAGCGCCAGATGCACCGGTGGCACCGGAGGCTGCTGCTGACTTGCCACCTCAGTCTGCTAATCCTAGTCAGGGAAATTTTCCTCAAGCTACTGTACTTGTTCATGTTCCTGTTCTTTCAAATACGTCTCTGGGGGCTGATGAAGATACGCAGAATTTGCTTGCCTTAGGTCGCCAAGTTTCTTCTTCCCCGTTTCAGGAGTTATCAGATGATATCCTCATTTCTGACGGGGATAATCGTGGGCTGCTAATTGCAACTGTGTCTGAAGGGCCGAACCATGAACGGCATTCCTCTTCGCTTTCTCCTATGCGGAATCACGATCGTGTTCGTCTGGTGCGGTCTAGTTCTGAAGGGCGGTCAGGGGGGCGAGGGATTTCTTTGGTGGAGTTGAAAAGTTTTCAGGATCGCTTACCCAGCAGAATCAAAGCATCTAAGCTTTGTTATGATCCGGTTGGAGGGTGTCTGGATGATACGGATTCTCAATTACTGCAAAAGTTGATTCAAGGACACAAGGGTCGTCCTAGGCAGTCCAGGAAACGAGAAG AAGCTGCGGATCAATTGGTCCATGTCTATTTGTCTTTCCCTTCTGGCTCTTCTTTTATTATTTCAGCTGTCTACGCGAAGTGTAACAGAATTGGTAGGAGAAGGCTATGGGAGGCTTTGGAGCATTTTTCCATGTCCGTTACTCTACCGTGGATTGCTGTAGGAGACTACAACGTTATTACTTGCGCGgaggaaaggattggaggatctTCTCCGAATATGCGTGATTTGGAAGAATTCAACTCAGCTTTACATCGCAGTGGCTTATTTCCAGTTCAATTCGATGGGTCTGCTTACACATGGACTAATGGTCGCATGTGGCAGCGGCTGGATCGAGCGGTCGTTAATGCCGCCTGGCTCGCAGATGTTGAGATGACTAGAGTAGCTCATCTTCAACGGGGGCGGTCTGATCATTGTCCGTTGCTAGTCAAGGGGGGTAGTACATCGACAAGGCGATCATCATTCCGGTTCCTCAATGTCTGGCGCGGTCACTCCAGTTTTCAACAAACAGTCAAGTTGGCGTGGTCTCAGTCTGTTTCTGGAGTGGGAATGCAGAAATTCTTTAATAAGTTACAGGTGGTTAAAAGAGCTTTATCTCGATGGAATGTGGAGGTTTTCGGGAATGTCTCTCAAAGGGTCAAACAGGTAGCAGACAATTTATTGGCCAAGGAAATTTTGTATGATCAGAATCGGGATACGGTGTCTAGGACGGCAGTTCACGAGGCTAGGGCACTTCATTCTCGGGAGCTAGCATTGGAATGTGAATTTTGGAGACAAAAGGCTGCGATTAAATGGATCAAAGAGGGTGACGCTAATACCTCTTTTTTCCATGCAGCAGTTAAGCAAAAACGCAGTTGTAATTTTATTGCACGCATCAGGGGAAGTGGCGACAGTTGGTTTGATAGTATAGAGGATATTAAGCTGTCAGCAAGTGATTTTTTCTCCACGTTGTTCACAGCAGACCGCGCTGCAGGTTCTGGCATCAGGCCGTCACTTGAGCTGCCTAAACTTACGCCAGAAGAGAACGATATGCTGCTGAAGTCTCCATCGGTAGAAGAAGTTCACACGGTTATATGCTCGTTGGACTCTCAGAGTGCTGCGGGACCCGATGGGTTTGGAGGGGGTTTTTATCAAAGTTGCTGGGAGTGTATCAAGGACGACTTCATGGATGCGGTGCAGGATTTCTTCGCTGGTGCCTCGATGCCCCGCGGATTTTCAAGTACCACGATCACATTACTGCCTAAGAAGGAGGGTGCATGTGAGTGGAAAGATTTTCGACCAATAAGCTTATCTAACGTTAGTTCGAAGATCATCTCGAAAATTTTGTCTACCCGCATTAATACACTCCTTCCTAAGTTGATTTTGGAGTTTCAGACTGGATTTATACCGGGCAGGGGGATACAGGATAATGTCCTCCTCGCTCAGGAAttaattctggatttggacaagaaattgcgTCATCCTAATGTAATTTTGAAATTGGATATGGAGAAGGCCTATGACAGGGTGGAATGGGGGTTTCTTTTGTACATGCTTCGTGAATTTGGCTTTAAGGAAGGTGTGGTAGATCTGGTTTTTCGGTTAATATCCAACGTGTGGTTTTCTGTATTGGTTAATGGGGAGCTCACGAGTTTTTTCAAATCGACTAGAGGGGTACGTCAGGGGGATCCTCTATCTTctactcttttcctttttgtatcGGAATTCCTTGGACGGAGACTTCAGCAGCTGGTTGCTAACACTCCGAGGTTTAGATTTTTGAGTAAGGGGGGGCTGGTCCCGTTTCTTGCGTTTGCTGATGACATGGTTATCTTCACACGGGCATCGGTTGACTGTCTGCAAGCTGTGTCGTCCTTGTTGCGAGAGTATGAAATTCTTTCTGGCCAAAAAATAAATCTTGCCAAGAGTAGGTTTCTGTGTTCATCGAAGATTCCTTCGGATACCATCATTTTAATTCAACAAGCTACGGGGTTTCAAGGGCAATCTTGGCCTGTGAGATATTTGGGAGTGCCACTGTTTCGTGGCCGTAGTAGGAGTATTTTATTTGATGGAGTTTTTGCTTCTGTTAGAGCAAAGCTTCTTCATTGGAGTTCCCGCTTCTTGTCTGCTGGGGGGAAGATCATATTGCTTCGGCATGTGTTGAACTCAATGCCTATTTATTTATTGCAGGTTTCTAAACCACCGAAGGGGATTTTTCTAAGGCTAGGTAGGCTGTTTAATGCATTTTTGTGGGATGGCAAGGATGGGAGACGGATTCATTGGTCTTCCTGGGAGAAATTATGTTTTCCAGTCGCAGAAGGGGGTTTGGGTTTCAGATCACTGCTGGATGTAGAGAAGGCGTTTGCAATGAAATTATGGTGGAGAATACGTCAAAAGAATTCTACGTGGGCAAGGTTCATGCATCGAAAATACATTGGTGACCAACATCCGTCCTCGGCAGAGGTTGGTGTTGGGTCGGCAATATGGAAGCGGGTCTGCTCAGTTCGGACTGTTGCTGAAGCCAATTTTCGTTGGCGTGTTAGTGAGGGGTTTGTCGATTTCTGGTACGATCGTTGGCTTTTTGACGAACCGCTTAGTAGCCAGTGTGATGGGGAGCCTCCTCATTGTTTGGTAGCTGAGTTCTATAGCTCTACAGGGTGGAATATTGAACGTTTGCTCCAGGTTCTTCCTCGATCGGTCGTTAATAGTATTTTGCAGACAAGTGTTGATCCAACTCTTAAGGATGAATTGGTTTGGGCTCCTTCAACGGATGGTAGGTTCACTGTGTCGTCTGCATGGGATTTAATTAGACAGCGGCGTAACCTGTCTTTGGTGTGGCGCGGAATTTGGTGTCCATTGCTGCCGTTAAAGATGTCTTACCTTGTTTGGAGGATTTTGGCTGGTTTTCTGCCGTTGGATGACAAGCTCCGTTCTAGAGGGTTTTCATTGGCTTCCAAGTGTGATTGTTGTGGTGATTCACAGGAGTCTTTGCATCATATTTTTGTGCAAGGCAACTTGGCaagttgtgagaacccgtaa